The Prochlorococcus marinus str. MIT 9301 genome window below encodes:
- a CDS encoding precorrin-8X methylmutase: MVVDHPIFLESIRFIRSHLLANDLNYLEKKVLERLVHTSGDFSVQNLVNFSDGACEKGLQALKNGAPILTDTDMAAAAIKNMAENTTRNKVFTARMWFEKNNHTNLTKTAYGLSEGWKELSAMNSGGKSPIVVIGSSPTALTYLIDILENAKDLPSLIIGMPVGFIGVEKSKNKLISTDLPRIVLNSTRGGAAMAAATVNALLRETL; this comes from the coding sequence ATGGTAGTAGATCATCCAATTTTTTTGGAAAGCATCAGATTCATAAGATCTCATTTATTAGCCAATGATCTAAATTATTTGGAAAAAAAAGTGTTAGAGAGATTAGTCCATACTTCAGGAGATTTTTCAGTTCAAAATCTAGTAAATTTTAGTGATGGTGCTTGCGAAAAAGGGCTTCAGGCACTTAAAAATGGTGCTCCGATTTTAACTGATACTGATATGGCAGCAGCAGCAATAAAAAATATGGCAGAAAATACTACTAGGAATAAAGTATTCACCGCTAGAATGTGGTTTGAAAAAAATAATCATACAAACTTAACTAAAACTGCATATGGCTTAAGTGAAGGCTGGAAGGAGTTATCCGCTATGAATTCTGGAGGTAAATCACCTATTGTAGTTATTGGCAGTTCGCCTACAGCGTTAACTTATTTAATTGATATTTTAGAAAATGCAAAAGATTTACCTAGTTTAATTATCGGAATGCCTGTTGGATTTATTGGAGTAGAGAAAAGCAAAAACAAACTTATTTCTACCGATCTTCCTAGAATTGTTTTGAATTCAACTAGAGGAGGTGCTGCAATGGCAGCTGCTACGGTTAACGCCTTATTAAGGGAGACTCTTTAA
- the holA gene encoding DNA polymerase III subunit delta has protein sequence MPIQILWGNDLNAQNTFIQKLIDKEVSKEWKEINVTNLNGDDDEQVNKALDEVLTPPFGEGYRIVTLKNNPIFTSKNEDLRTKFEKIHDNIPQNTYFILQNTKKPDSRLKSTKFLQKLIKNNLAKEKSFSLPEIWDYEGQKRFLEDAANEMNIKIDKNAAELIIDSVGNDSYKLINELAKAKTYLSAVSSDSNSQLFLKSIDVKKIFSDHQSNIFKIIDLLLQKNINESLIEINYSLQKGEPALRLNAGLISQIRIHTIIKLAINSGNDNEEKICNLAGISNPKRIFFIRRKVKNVSQEYLINLMSNLLDIETLLKQGNNPINVFTEKLINLS, from the coding sequence ATGCCAATACAAATATTATGGGGTAATGATTTAAATGCTCAAAATACATTTATCCAAAAATTAATTGATAAGGAAGTATCCAAAGAATGGAAAGAAATAAACGTAACAAATTTAAATGGAGATGATGATGAGCAAGTAAATAAAGCTCTTGATGAAGTTCTTACACCTCCTTTTGGAGAGGGATACAGAATAGTTACATTGAAAAATAATCCAATTTTTACTTCCAAAAATGAGGATCTAAGAACTAAATTTGAAAAAATTCATGACAATATACCTCAAAATACTTATTTCATTTTACAAAATACAAAAAAACCAGACTCAAGACTAAAGAGTACTAAATTTTTACAAAAACTTATCAAAAATAATTTAGCCAAAGAAAAGTCATTTTCTTTACCAGAAATCTGGGACTATGAAGGACAAAAAAGATTTTTAGAAGATGCAGCAAATGAAATGAATATCAAAATTGATAAAAATGCAGCTGAATTAATAATTGATTCAGTTGGCAATGATAGCTATAAACTAATAAATGAATTAGCTAAAGCAAAAACATACCTTTCAGCAGTATCAAGTGATTCGAATTCACAACTTTTTCTTAAAAGTATTGATGTAAAAAAAATATTTAGTGATCATCAATCCAATATATTCAAAATCATTGATCTTCTCTTACAAAAAAATATTAATGAAAGCCTCATAGAAATAAATTATTCTTTACAGAAAGGAGAACCTGCTTTAAGACTAAATGCAGGTTTAATTAGTCAAATAAGAATTCATACCATTATAAAATTGGCAATTAATTCAGGTAACGATAATGAAGAAAAAATTTGTAATCTTGCAGGCATTTCTAATCCAAAACGAATTTTTTTTATTCGAAGAAAAGTCAAAAATGTATCTCAAGAATATTTAATTAATTTAATGAGTAACTTACTAGATATTGAAACATTACTAAAACAAGGTAATAATCCTATAAATGTTTTTACGGAGAAATTAATTAATTTAAGTTAA